A genomic stretch from Desulfotignum balticum DSM 7044 includes:
- a CDS encoding CoB--CoM heterodisulfide reductase iron-sulfur subunit A family protein has protein sequence MESKKTGSVVVIGGGISGMLSALDLANSGFYVYLVEKGPSIGGVMAQLDKTFPTNDCAMUIISPTLVEVGRHLNIELLTLSEVQNITGEKGNFQVEILKKPRYVREDRCIACGACTEKCPGKFDDGYNSDLKTRTAIYVEYPQAVPLKYAINPAACLKLTKDKCGTCQEVCPADAIDYTMTEETVTIDAGSIILAPGFKPFDPSRFDNYQYANFANVVTSMEFERMLSATGPTMGHVTTFPKVPASPKKKKDKLLAQKRKDPKKIAWFQCVGSRDVNKCDNPYCSSVCCMYAVKEAIIAKEHAGKGLDCSIFFMDMRTPGKEFEKYYQNAKDKHGINFIRSRVHSVVEDHETGDLHIQYADEMGQIVRETYDMIVLSVGLEISAETRAFAEKFNIDLTESGFAKTGSFEPVTTSRDGIYVSGVFNNPKDIPESVLDASAAASAAGDALAEVRNTLTKEIPAVPETNVIGDRPSIGVFICDCGSNIAGVVDCPHVTEYAATLPYVTVAEETTYACSQDAQDKMVEIIREKGLNRIVVAACTPKTHEPLFQETLKSAGLNKYLFEMTNIRNHNSWVHKNNPDIATEKAKDLVRMAVAKAGLAQPLKEEKIQVNASVMVVGGGLAGLTAARSLASQGYETHIIEKKDTLGGEALKLWKTAQGENVQQHLSALIQEIQASDKIVVHTSTTLEGVDGFVGNFVSKLKTNGKTTELEHGIAVLATGAKALETTEYGLGKDDRIIPTLELDRMFMENDPKLDQVQSAVFIQCVGSREPERPYCSRVCCTHSVENAIALKDKNPDMNVFILYRDIRTYGERELLYKKAREKGVIFIRYEVTDKPQVKVEKDHVAVTLKDHVLNQPITIQADLVTLATALVPRKDERLANFFKVPLNDEGFFVEKHAKLGPAEFATDGVFVAGSGHYPKPVNEAITQGRAAASRALTLLAKKDSLFTSGTIASVDVQKCSACGVCVSICPYNAPSFLTEGRFEGKADINAVLCKGCGLCVASCRSGAIHLRGFDTNQIFSQIFALGETA, from the coding sequence ATGGAATCAAAAAAAACCGGATCAGTGGTGGTGATCGGCGGCGGTATATCCGGCATGCTCTCGGCACTGGATCTTGCGAACTCCGGATTTTATGTCTATCTGGTGGAAAAAGGCCCGTCCATCGGCGGGGTCATGGCCCAGCTGGACAAGACCTTTCCGACCAATGACTGTGCCATGTGAATAATCTCACCCACACTGGTCGAGGTCGGCCGGCATTTAAACATTGAGTTGTTAACACTTTCCGAAGTTCAGAACATCACCGGTGAAAAAGGCAATTTCCAGGTGGAAATCCTAAAAAAGCCCCGGTATGTCAGAGAAGACCGCTGTATTGCCTGCGGGGCCTGTACAGAAAAGTGCCCGGGCAAATTTGATGACGGGTATAACTCGGATTTGAAAACCCGAACCGCCATTTATGTGGAATATCCCCAGGCAGTTCCGTTGAAATATGCCATCAATCCGGCTGCCTGTCTGAAACTGACCAAGGACAAATGCGGGACGTGTCAGGAGGTGTGTCCGGCAGATGCCATCGATTACACCATGACCGAAGAAACGGTCACCATTGATGCGGGATCCATTATCCTGGCACCTGGTTTCAAGCCGTTTGATCCGTCCCGGTTCGACAATTACCAATATGCAAATTTTGCCAACGTGGTGACATCCATGGAATTCGAGCGGATGCTGTCCGCCACCGGTCCGACCATGGGACATGTGACCACGTTTCCGAAAGTTCCTGCCAGTCCCAAAAAGAAAAAAGACAAACTGCTGGCACAAAAACGCAAAGATCCCAAGAAGATCGCCTGGTTTCAGTGCGTGGGCTCCAGAGATGTCAATAAATGCGACAATCCCTACTGCTCTTCGGTCTGCTGCATGTATGCGGTCAAGGAAGCCATCATTGCCAAGGAACATGCGGGCAAAGGCCTGGACTGCTCCATCTTTTTCATGGACATGAGAACGCCTGGCAAGGAGTTTGAAAAATACTACCAGAACGCAAAAGACAAACACGGCATCAATTTCATCCGTTCCCGGGTGCATTCCGTGGTGGAAGACCACGAAACCGGAGATCTGCACATCCAGTATGCTGATGAAATGGGACAGATCGTCCGGGAGACCTATGACATGATCGTGTTGTCCGTGGGTCTGGAAATTTCCGCAGAAACCCGGGCGTTTGCCGAGAAATTCAACATCGATCTCACGGAATCCGGGTTTGCGAAAACCGGATCCTTTGAACCGGTGACCACCTCCAGGGACGGTATTTATGTGTCCGGGGTGTTCAACAATCCCAAGGACATTCCGGAATCGGTGCTGGATGCATCGGCTGCCGCATCCGCGGCGGGTGATGCCCTGGCTGAGGTCCGCAACACCCTGACCAAAGAAATTCCTGCGGTACCGGAAACCAATGTGATCGGAGACCGGCCCAGCATCGGGGTGTTCATCTGTGACTGCGGTTCCAATATCGCGGGTGTGGTGGACTGTCCCCATGTGACCGAATACGCGGCCACCCTGCCCTATGTGACCGTGGCCGAAGAAACCACCTATGCGTGCAGCCAGGATGCCCAGGACAAGATGGTGGAGATCATCAGGGAAAAAGGACTCAACCGCATTGTGGTGGCAGCCTGTACCCCCAAAACCCATGAACCGCTGTTCCAGGAAACCCTGAAGAGCGCGGGCCTGAACAAATACCTGTTTGAGATGACCAATATCCGGAACCACAACTCCTGGGTCCACAAGAACAACCCGGACATTGCCACGGAAAAAGCCAAGGACCTGGTGCGCATGGCGGTTGCCAAAGCCGGTCTGGCCCAGCCCCTGAAAGAGGAAAAGATCCAGGTCAATGCCTCGGTCATGGTGGTAGGCGGCGGTTTGGCCGGCTTGACCGCGGCCAGAAGTCTGGCATCCCAGGGGTATGAAACCCATATTATCGAGAAAAAAGATACTTTGGGAGGAGAGGCACTCAAGCTGTGGAAAACCGCTCAGGGCGAAAATGTACAGCAGCATCTGTCTGCCCTGATTCAGGAAATTCAGGCCAGCGACAAAATCGTTGTACATACAAGCACGACCCTGGAAGGGGTGGACGGGTTTGTGGGTAATTTTGTTTCAAAATTGAAAACCAATGGAAAAACCACGGAACTGGAACACGGCATTGCGGTGCTGGCCACGGGTGCCAAGGCCCTGGAGACCACAGAATACGGTCTGGGGAAAGATGATCGCATTATCCCCACCCTGGAACTGGACAGAATGTTCATGGAAAACGACCCGAAACTGGATCAAGTGCAGTCGGCTGTGTTCATCCAGTGCGTCGGCTCCAGAGAACCGGAACGTCCCTACTGCTCCAGAGTGTGCTGTACCCATTCCGTGGAGAATGCCATTGCACTCAAGGATAAAAATCCGGACATGAATGTGTTCATCCTGTACCGGGATATCAGAACCTATGGGGAACGGGAACTGCTGTACAAGAAAGCCCGGGAAAAAGGCGTGATCTTCATCCGGTATGAAGTCACGGACAAGCCGCAGGTAAAGGTGGAAAAAGACCATGTGGCGGTGACACTCAAGGATCATGTTTTAAACCAGCCCATCACCATCCAGGCGGATCTGGTCACCCTGGCTACGGCCCTGGTGCCCAGAAAAGATGAACGCCTGGCCAATTTCTTCAAGGTGCCTTTGAATGATGAGGGCTTTTTTGTGGAAAAACACGCCAAACTGGGACCGGCGGAGTTTGCCACGGACGGGGTGTTTGTGGCGGGTTCCGGGCATTATCCCAAACCCGTGAACGAGGCCATCACCCAAGGGCGGGCTGCGGCATCCCGGGCTTTGACCCTGTTGGCCAAAAAAGACAGCTTGTTCACCTCCGGCACCATTGCCAGCGTGGATGTGCAGAAATGCTCCGCCTGCGGGGTTTGCGTATCCATCTGTCCCTACAATGCCCCGTCATTTTTGACCGAAGGCCGGTTTGAAGGCAAAGCGGATATCAATGCGGTGCTGTGCAAAGGCTGCGGCCTGTGTGTGGCATCCTGCCGATCCGGTGCCATCCATCTGCGGGGATTTGATACCAACCAGATTTTTTCACAGATTTTTGCCCTGGGTGAAACAGCTTAA
- the miaA gene encoding tRNA (adenosine(37)-N6)-dimethylallyltransferase MiaA → MKKIITVCGPTGIGKTGFAIFLAKTFNGEIIGADSMQIYKYMDIGTAKPDASERAKALHHLVDFLDPATDFDAAQYTQMAGQTIDTMTQNNRIPIVAGGTGLYIRSLLYGLFRSRPACQNTLARLTQTLEEKGSPYLHQQLDACDPSAARRIHPHDGFRIIRALEVFQTTGIPISQRQTQHSFAHPCYRSLTLGLYMDRHDLYERINQRVDIMMAQGLLTEVQGLVKKGYDLSLKSMQSIGYRHMGKVINHELDIETAVSLLKRDTRRYAKRQFTWFKKEPGIVWIEPSQKDRAVALVKDFLTSP, encoded by the coding sequence ATGAAAAAAATCATTACTGTCTGCGGTCCCACCGGGATCGGAAAAACCGGTTTTGCTATCTTTCTGGCAAAGACATTCAATGGAGAGATCATCGGGGCCGACTCCATGCAGATTTACAAGTACATGGATATCGGCACTGCCAAGCCGGACGCATCCGAACGGGCGAAAGCACTTCATCATCTGGTGGATTTTCTGGATCCGGCAACAGATTTCGATGCCGCGCAATACACACAGATGGCCGGACAGACCATTGATACCATGACACAAAACAACCGGATTCCCATTGTGGCCGGCGGCACCGGCCTGTATATCCGTTCGCTTTTATACGGCCTGTTCCGTTCCAGGCCGGCGTGTCAAAACACCCTGGCCCGGCTGACACAGACGCTGGAAGAAAAAGGCAGTCCATATCTTCACCAACAACTGGATGCATGCGACCCTTCTGCGGCCCGGCGGATCCATCCCCATGACGGATTTCGTATCATTCGTGCCCTGGAAGTATTTCAAACGACGGGCATTCCCATCTCCCAAAGACAGACCCAGCATTCGTTCGCCCATCCTTGTTACCGCAGTCTGACCTTAGGGCTTTACATGGACCGCCATGACCTGTACGAGCGCATCAATCAGCGGGTGGACATCATGATGGCCCAGGGACTTCTCACTGAAGTTCAGGGTCTGGTGAAAAAAGGATATGATCTGAGTCTGAAATCCATGCAGTCCATCGGATACCGCCATATGGGAAAAGTAATCAACCATGAGCTGGATATCGAGACGGCTGTATCGCTTTTGAAACGGGATACAAGGCGATATGCCAAGCGCCAGTTCACCTGGTTTAAAAAAGAACCGGGCATTGTCTGGATTGAGCCCTCGCAAAAGGACCGGGCCGTGGCCCTGGTAAAAGATTTTTTGACATCTCCTTGA
- a CDS encoding KpsF/GutQ family sugar-phosphate isomerase, with translation MMILSKAKDVLKIEARGILALAEKLDQAFETLVQDICDTPGRVIISGIGKSGLIGRKIAATLSSTGTNAMFLHPVEAVHGDLGMVSPHDVFIAISNSGETSELNQLLPVIRGIGCRMAGFTGNPASTMARYCDLVIDTGVEIEACPFNMTPTASTTAQLAMGDALAVVLIEKKKFKKSDFMRSHPGGALGQRLASRVGEIMLTADQAPGVFVDDPMTSALEIMDRFSLGAVLVLNRYRQLQGIITDGDIRHAIARGITDYHRLTAGDVMTRNPRCSSVDAYLYDALNLMEKYEITVLPIVDADNRLEGILHLHDILGKGSFKFNGGSR, from the coding sequence ATGATGATTTTATCCAAAGCCAAAGACGTATTGAAAATTGAAGCCCGGGGTATTTTAGCCCTGGCGGAAAAACTGGATCAGGCCTTTGAAACCCTTGTTCAGGATATCTGTGATACACCGGGACGGGTGATTATCTCCGGCATCGGAAAATCCGGGCTGATCGGCCGTAAAATTGCCGCTACCTTAAGCAGTACCGGTACCAATGCCATGTTTCTTCATCCCGTGGAAGCCGTGCATGGGGATCTGGGCATGGTAAGCCCCCATGATGTGTTCATTGCCATTTCCAACAGCGGGGAAACCAGCGAGCTCAATCAGCTGTTGCCGGTGATCCGGGGTATTGGATGCCGCATGGCCGGGTTCACCGGAAATCCGGCATCCACCATGGCCCGATATTGTGACCTGGTCATTGATACAGGGGTTGAAATAGAGGCGTGTCCTTTTAATATGACACCCACTGCCTCCACTACGGCCCAGCTGGCCATGGGAGATGCCCTGGCCGTGGTTTTGATTGAAAAAAAGAAGTTCAAAAAATCCGATTTTATGCGGTCTCATCCCGGCGGGGCTCTGGGGCAGCGGCTGGCCAGCCGCGTGGGTGAAATCATGCTCACCGCAGACCAGGCACCCGGTGTGTTTGTGGATGACCCCATGACATCCGCTCTGGAGATCATGGACCGGTTCAGCCTGGGAGCTGTGCTGGTACTCAACCGGTACCGGCAATTACAGGGTATTATAACGGATGGGGATATCCGCCACGCCATTGCCCGGGGAATCACAGATTATCACCGGTTGACGGCCGGCGATGTCATGACCCGAAATCCCCGCTGTTCAAGCGTGGACGCGTATCTGTACGATGCGTTGAACCTGATGGAAAAATATGAAATCACCGTGCTGCCCATTGTTGATGCCGACAACCGGCTGGAAGGCATTTTACACCTGCATGATATTCTTGGTAAGGGATCTTTCAAGTTCAACGGAGGCAGTCGATGA
- a CDS encoding PxxKW family cysteine-rich protein, which yields MICTTIREGEDCVFMTAAGCSYNEGNCLPVVEECMGCQRMSEYPTGMYCKAAPDPSLKWKNGSCNMATHIKTTTETKKQKINPIKASKRR from the coding sequence ATGATCTGTACAACGATTAGGGAAGGGGAAGACTGTGTATTCATGACAGCCGCCGGCTGCAGCTATAATGAAGGGAACTGCCTGCCGGTCGTGGAGGAATGCATGGGGTGCCAGAGAATGTCTGAATATCCCACGGGCATGTATTGTAAAGCCGCACCGGATCCATCCCTGAAATGGAAAAACGGGTCCTGCAACATGGCCACGCACATCAAAACCACGACGGAAACCAAAAAACAGAAAATCAACCCGATCAAGGCCTCCAAAAGAAGATAG
- a CDS encoding ATP-dependent 6-phosphofructokinase: MIPHDLCTDIPVLGKANIVSPIKRVTRSSQRRHSFISDESRIIVDIQAEYVKDAMDTGQALLSFEQAGPREKTYFDPSKLKCAIVTCGGLCPGLNDIIRAVVLELYHIYHVKTIYGIRHGLQGFIPEYGHDILDLTPETVAGIQDRGGTILGSSRGSQDIGVVVDCLERMSIGILFMVGGDGTLMASKKIAEEIEKRNLKISVVGIPKTIDNDIFLVSRSFGFDSAVDVATLAIKGAHNEAEAYPNGIGLIKLMGRHSGFLAATAALAQQDANFVLIPEVDIDLYGDNGFLQALENRVKTRNHAVVIVAEGAGQNFFEKKEKKYDPSGNIVLQDIGLFLKDKITQWFKSKNLDVSLKYIDPAYIIRSLAANANDSVFCGLLGRDAVHAGMAGKTKLLISYWNNHYVHVPMEASAGRQKRLDPNGRLWQSVLEATGQDVYFGG; the protein is encoded by the coding sequence ATGATACCCCATGATCTGTGTACGGATATTCCGGTACTTGGAAAGGCCAACATCGTTTCTCCCATCAAGCGGGTGACACGGTCAAGCCAGCGGCGGCATTCTTTTATTTCAGATGAATCCCGAATTATCGTGGATATTCAGGCGGAATATGTCAAAGATGCCATGGATACCGGTCAGGCCTTGCTCAGCTTTGAACAGGCCGGTCCCAGGGAGAAGACCTATTTTGATCCCAGCAAGCTCAAATGCGCTATTGTGACCTGCGGGGGGCTGTGTCCGGGCCTCAATGACATTATTCGGGCCGTGGTGCTGGAACTGTATCACATCTACCATGTTAAAACGATTTATGGCATCCGCCATGGGCTCCAGGGATTCATTCCGGAATACGGTCACGATATTCTGGATCTCACGCCTGAAACCGTGGCCGGTATTCAGGACAGAGGCGGAACCATTCTGGGATCTTCCCGGGGCAGCCAGGATATCGGTGTGGTGGTGGACTGTCTGGAACGCATGAGCATCGGGATTCTGTTCATGGTGGGGGGAGACGGCACCCTGATGGCATCCAAAAAAATTGCCGAAGAGATTGAGAAAAGAAATTTAAAGATCTCGGTGGTGGGAATCCCTAAAACCATTGATAATGATATTTTTCTGGTATCCCGGTCCTTTGGATTCGATTCTGCAGTGGATGTGGCCACCCTGGCGATCAAGGGCGCGCATAATGAAGCAGAAGCCTATCCCAACGGCATCGGGCTGATCAAGCTCATGGGCCGTCATTCAGGGTTTCTGGCGGCCACGGCGGCACTGGCCCAGCAGGATGCCAATTTTGTCCTGATCCCGGAAGTGGATATTGATCTATATGGGGATAACGGGTTTCTTCAGGCCCTGGAAAACCGGGTTAAAACCCGGAACCATGCCGTGGTGATCGTGGCGGAAGGCGCAGGACAGAATTTTTTCGAAAAAAAGGAAAAAAAATATGATCCTTCCGGTAATATCGTGCTTCAGGATATCGGTCTGTTTCTCAAGGATAAAATCACCCAATGGTTCAAGTCAAAAAATTTGGATGTTTCCCTGAAATATATTGATCCTGCCTATATCATCCGCAGTCTGGCAGCCAACGCCAATGACAGTGTATTCTGCGGCCTGCTGGGACGCGATGCGGTCCATGCCGGCATGGCCGGCAAAACCAAACTGCTCATCAGTTACTGGAACAACCATTACGTGCATGTGCCCATGGAAGCGTCTGCCGGGCGGCAGAAACGACTGGATCCCAACGGCCGGCTGTGGCAGTCGGTACTGGAGGCCACGGGTCAGGATGTGTACTTCGGCGGATAA
- a CDS encoding aminotransferase class I/II-fold pyridoxal phosphate-dependent enzyme, translated as MNAIAKELNAIVSQANPHVFDMLSDMGKALFFPKGILSQSAEAKARAHKINATIGIAKQGGHVLNLPAVTRYISGIEPDEYLPYAPSFGLPGLREQWKKDLYEKNPSLAGKEISLPVVTSGITHGVSVVSDMWVNQGDVIVLPDMMWGNYNMTFTVRNQAKIVHYKAFDDALTQFNIDDFESVITAEAARNDKIITILNFPHNPSGYSLSRQEADRVAEILLTIAQSGTHVVAVCDDAYFGLFFEEETSKESLFAKLAGKHERLAAIKLDGATKEDYVWGFRVGFITYGMTAADPAMMNHLNQSLEKKTAGCIRGNISNASHLGQTILLKAMADPEYHPQKQEKFNLLQQRAARIKTVLKDPAYRSGFDVYPFNSGYFMCIRLKDVDAEQLRLHLLDKYGVGLIAIGDRNIRVAFSCLEETDVKPLFDIVMQGISDLRAV; from the coding sequence ATGAACGCGATTGCAAAAGAATTGAACGCCATTGTATCCCAGGCCAATCCCCATGTTTTTGATATGCTGTCCGATATGGGAAAAGCCCTTTTTTTCCCGAAAGGCATCCTCAGCCAGAGCGCGGAAGCCAAAGCCCGGGCCCATAAAATCAACGCCACCATCGGGATTGCCAAACAGGGCGGCCATGTTTTGAACCTGCCTGCCGTGACCCGGTATATATCGGGTATCGAACCGGACGAATATCTGCCGTATGCCCCGTCTTTCGGACTTCCCGGGCTTCGGGAACAGTGGAAAAAAGACCTGTATGAAAAAAATCCGTCCCTGGCCGGAAAAGAGATCAGCCTGCCCGTAGTTACCTCGGGCATCACCCACGGCGTTTCCGTGGTTTCAGACATGTGGGTGAACCAGGGAGATGTGATCGTGCTGCCGGACATGATGTGGGGCAACTACAACATGACTTTTACGGTGCGCAATCAGGCCAAAATCGTTCATTACAAGGCTTTTGATGATGCATTGACACAATTTAACATCGATGATTTTGAATCCGTGATAACGGCTGAAGCGGCCAGAAACGATAAAATTATCACCATACTCAATTTTCCCCACAATCCAAGCGGGTACTCGCTGAGCCGACAGGAAGCCGACCGGGTGGCAGAGATTTTGCTGACCATCGCACAATCCGGCACCCATGTGGTGGCGGTCTGTGATGATGCCTATTTCGGACTGTTTTTTGAAGAAGAAACCAGCAAAGAATCTTTGTTTGCCAAACTGGCCGGCAAACATGAACGACTGGCCGCCATCAAACTGGACGGTGCCACCAAAGAAGATTATGTCTGGGGATTCCGGGTGGGATTTATCACTTACGGCATGACGGCAGCAGACCCGGCAATGATGAATCACCTGAATCAGTCCCTGGAAAAAAAGACGGCCGGCTGCATCCGGGGCAATATTTCCAACGCGTCCCACCTGGGTCAGACAATTTTGCTCAAAGCCATGGCAGATCCGGAATATCACCCGCAGAAACAGGAAAAATTCAATCTGCTCCAACAGCGGGCCGCCAGAATTAAAACCGTTCTGAAGGACCCGGCATACCGGTCCGGATTTGACGTATATCCGTTCAATTCCGGTTATTTCATGTGCATCCGACTCAAAGATGTGGATGCGGAACAACTGCGGCTCCATTTGCTCGACAAATACGGGGTCGGCCTGATCGCCATTGGCGACCGCAACATCCGTGTGGCGTTTTCCTGCCTGGAGGAAACAGATGTAAAACCGTTGTTCGATATTGTCATGCAGGGCATCAGTGATCTGCGCGCCGTCTGA
- a CDS encoding penicillin-binding protein activator: MKPRQLLMIRFLVGMSIIVLMSAMWGCADKPSRTSSQDPSATKIQIPGPTAQTAARVETLETKAITLMQSGELEAALHAYNQALALNPETPQKNRIMNGIDQVLAEMPSDLIQTFIETPDPAVPEPLLQYWLGVILAQETKYAKAVDVLTRFMDLWPDHPRVPEAQEWVAWIRQDRFKKDTIGCLLPLSGKYAIYGQKALKGIHLAIQDLAEAHNRKFNIVVKDTQGDPGIAAACVDELDQANVAGIIGPLLAADEAGARAQELKIPLIALTQKQDFALSGEYLFSNFITPGMQVQTLAAYVFRTLGLEKVAILYPDEPYGRRYMKLFSQAAAEYGADVVGMQTYDGKSNDFTEPVRKLIKRLSQPSDSSGSVILEFEALFIPDSASRINMILPQLAFHDARGMVLLGTNLWHHPSLLDQTKRYNQNTIITDGYFEHSQKPATVRFTQRFSNLYGESPGLLEAIFYDTTRILISTAMDPLVNSRQDLKDALLEERIFEGATGRTLFNSNGTARKELFLITIKNDRFVELDR, translated from the coding sequence ATGAAACCCAGACAGTTATTGATGATCCGTTTTCTGGTCGGTATGTCAATCATCGTGCTGATGAGTGCGATGTGGGGGTGCGCTGATAAGCCGTCCCGGACATCATCTCAAGATCCGTCCGCAACAAAAATTCAAATTCCTGGTCCGACTGCGCAAACTGCGGCCCGGGTGGAAACACTGGAAACCAAAGCCATCACGTTGATGCAATCCGGTGAATTGGAAGCGGCGCTTCATGCCTATAACCAGGCACTGGCCCTGAATCCGGAAACACCGCAGAAAAATCGAATCATGAACGGAATCGATCAGGTACTGGCCGAAATGCCCTCGGATTTGATTCAGACTTTTATTGAAACACCGGATCCGGCGGTACCGGAACCCTTGCTGCAATACTGGCTGGGAGTCATCCTTGCCCAGGAAACGAAGTATGCAAAAGCCGTGGACGTGTTGACCCGGTTTATGGATCTTTGGCCGGATCATCCCCGGGTCCCGGAGGCACAGGAATGGGTGGCATGGATCCGGCAGGATCGGTTTAAAAAAGACACCATCGGATGTCTGCTGCCGTTGTCCGGCAAATATGCGATTTACGGCCAGAAAGCGTTGAAAGGCATTCACCTGGCCATTCAGGATCTGGCTGAGGCCCACAACCGCAAATTCAATATTGTCGTCAAAGATACTCAAGGGGATCCGGGTATTGCTGCCGCATGTGTGGATGAGCTGGATCAAGCCAATGTCGCCGGGATTATCGGCCCGCTTCTGGCTGCGGATGAGGCCGGTGCCCGTGCCCAGGAATTGAAGATCCCGCTGATTGCGCTGACCCAGAAACAAGACTTTGCATTGTCTGGAGAGTATCTGTTTTCCAATTTTATCACTCCCGGGATGCAGGTACAGACCCTGGCGGCATATGTATTCAGAACACTGGGCCTGGAAAAGGTCGCCATCCTTTACCCGGATGAGCCTTATGGCAGGCGCTATATGAAACTGTTTTCACAGGCTGCGGCCGAATATGGCGCTGATGTGGTGGGTATGCAGACGTATGACGGCAAAAGCAATGATTTCACGGAACCCGTCCGCAAACTCATAAAACGGTTGAGCCAGCCATCGGATTCATCCGGTTCCGTCATTCTTGAGTTCGAAGCTTTGTTCATACCGGATTCCGCATCCCGGATCAATATGATTCTTCCCCAACTGGCTTTTCATGACGCCCGGGGTATGGTGCTGCTGGGAACCAATCTGTGGCATCACCCAAGTCTGCTGGATCAAACCAAAAGATACAACCAGAATACCATTATCACGGACGGGTATTTTGAACACAGCCAAAAGCCGGCCACGGTCCGGTTCACCCAGCGCTTTTCAAACCTGTACGGCGAATCCCCCGGTTTGCTGGAAGCCATTTTTTATGATACGACCCGGATCCTGATTTCAACCGCCATGGATCCTTTGGTGAATTCCCGGCAGGATCTGAAAGACGCCCTTCTGGAAGAAAGAATATTTGAAGGGGCCACCGGCAGAACGCTTTTCAACAGCAACGGCACTGCCCGTAAAGAGCTGTTTCTGATCACCATAAAAAATGACCGGTTTGTGGAACTGGACCGTTGA